In Aegilops tauschii subsp. strangulata cultivar AL8/78 chromosome 3, Aet v6.0, whole genome shotgun sequence, one genomic interval encodes:
- the LOC109743402 gene encoding uncharacterized protein isoform X1, with protein MWARTAGAAHRSVNPSKTSGDGLYQIGDRALIILLSRPLVIPVRLPLLCACAHRLSSPSSLLPPSASGRGRERGRERGRAGATRGSIVPSRSALYSLTSYGFYQFKVRLISSLPSKTELRQLWHSELLIKMPALRMKRKFDDDIFGNEFDTKSMKSMKISNFQVDEFEQAFVLNSSYKDPQDEPESTTQLAGQDIRVTEFSGLHAILGGTSVALLKDLISETVVPPNLEPDSLSNNDDGKSQSNVVNTGDKEFADEDVNSAAQDICAVNNHEKSLGSNLDCSLLDIYNPDDAFPFLFDVPTGLLASYSTFCDEFVPIDSLIDMSGICGVFPLNESTVEGGNGNEPCPSPGDMCFNNSGGECFSHSEVLDWLNPYMDEEDLPNLIDYTELSSNAACVSKEQGARKVTLVLDLDETLVHSTMEHCDDADFSFPVSFGMKEHLVYVRKRPHLHMFLQKMAEMFDVVIFTASQSVYADQLLDRLDPENTLFSKRFFRESCVFTESGYTKDLTVIGVDLAKVAIIDNTPQVFQLQVNNGIPIESWYNNPFDEGLPQLIPFLETLAVADDVRPIIAKRFGN; from the exons atgtgggcccggACCGCGGGCGCGGCCCACCGGTCAGTGAACCCGTCGAAGACGAGTGGAGACGGCCTATACCAAATCGGAGACCGAGCCCTCATAATTCTCCTCTCTCGCCCTCTTGTGATTCCGGTGCGTCTTCCCCTCCTCTGTGCCTGCGCGCACCGGCTTtcctccccctcctctctcctccctccgtCCGCCTCCGGGAGAGgccgagagagagggagagagagaggacgcGCCGGAGCTACCCGCGGCAGCATCGTCCCGTCTCG ATCTGCGTTGTACTCCTTGACCAGCTATGGCTTTTATCAATTCAAAGTCAGACTCATTTCAAGCCTTCCGTCTAAAACAGAACTTAG ACAGCTTTGGCACTCTGAACTGCTGATCAAGATGCCAGCACTGAGAATGAAGAGGAAGTTTGATGATGACATTTTCGGGAATGAGTTTGACACCAAATCCATGAAATCGATGAAAATCTCGAATTTTCAAGTTGATGAGTTCGAGCAGGCATTTGTGTTGAACTCGTCTTACAAGGACCCTCAGGATG AGCCTGAGTCGACAACTCAACTAGCTGGCCAGGATATTAGGGTTACAGAATTTTCTGGCTTGCATGCTATACTTGGAGGAACATCCGTTGCTCTGCTGAAG GATTTAATATCTGAAACTGTTGTTCCACCAAATTTGGAGCCTGATTCCTTATCTAATAATGATGACGGCAAATCTCAGTCAAATGTAGTGAACACCGGTGATAAAG AGTTTGCAGATGAAGATGTAAATTCTGCAGCACAAGATATCTGTGCTGTCAATAATCATGAGAAAAGCCTGGGCTCAAACCTGGATTGCAGCCTGTTGGATATTTATAATCCTGATGATGCTTTTCCTTTCTTATTTGATGTTCCAACTGGTCTCCTGGCTAGTTACAGTACATTTTGTGATGAATTTGTACCCATCGATTCATTGATAGACATGAGTGGCATATGCGGAGTATTTCCACTTAATGAGAGCACCGTGGAAGGTGGCAATGGCAATGAACCATGCCCATCACCAGGGGATATGTGCTTTAATAACTCTGGTGGGGAGTGCTTTAGCCATTCTGAGGTTTTAGACTGGCTTAATCCATATATGGATGAGGAGGATTTACCTAATCTTATTGATTATACCGAGTTGAGCTCAAATGCTGCTTGTGTATCTAAAGAGCAAGGGGCCAGGAAGGTCACTCTTGTGCTTGATTTGGATG AAACCCTTGTTCATTCAACTATGGAGCACTGTGATGATGCAGATTTTTCTTTTCCAGTGTCCTTTGGTATGAAAGAACATCTGGTATATGTGAGGAAGAGACCACATTTGCATATGTTCCTCCAGAAGATGGCTGAGATGTTTGACGTTGTTATATTCACAGCAAGCCAAAGTGTTTATGCAGACCAGCTGCTTGACAGGCTCGATCCAGAGAACACATTGTTCTCGAAGCGTTTTTTCCGTGAGTCATGTGTATTTACGGAAAGTGGCTACACAAAAGATCTGACTGTTATTGGAGTTGACCTTGCAAAGGTTGCCATAATTGACAACACTCCGCAG GTTTTCCAGTTGCAAGTGAATAATGGTATACCCATAGAGAGCTGGTATAACAACCCCTTTGATGAGGGGTTACCTCAGCTGATTCCATTCCTGGAGACGCTTGCTGTTGCTGATGATGTCCGACCCATAATTGCCAAGAGGTTTGGCAACTAA
- the LOC109743402 gene encoding uncharacterized protein isoform X2, translating to MWARTAGAAHRSVNPSKTSGDGLYQIGDRALIILLSRPLVIPVRLPLLCACAHRLSSPSSLLPPSASGRGRERGRERGRAGATRGSIVPSRQLWHSELLIKMPALRMKRKFDDDIFGNEFDTKSMKSMKISNFQVDEFEQAFVLNSSYKDPQDEPESTTQLAGQDIRVTEFSGLHAILGGTSVALLKDLISETVVPPNLEPDSLSNNDDGKSQSNVVNTGDKEFADEDVNSAAQDICAVNNHEKSLGSNLDCSLLDIYNPDDAFPFLFDVPTGLLASYSTFCDEFVPIDSLIDMSGICGVFPLNESTVEGGNGNEPCPSPGDMCFNNSGGECFSHSEVLDWLNPYMDEEDLPNLIDYTELSSNAACVSKEQGARKVTLVLDLDETLVHSTMEHCDDADFSFPVSFGMKEHLVYVRKRPHLHMFLQKMAEMFDVVIFTASQSVYADQLLDRLDPENTLFSKRFFRESCVFTESGYTKDLTVIGVDLAKVAIIDNTPQVFQLQVNNGIPIESWYNNPFDEGLPQLIPFLETLAVADDVRPIIAKRFGN from the exons atgtgggcccggACCGCGGGCGCGGCCCACCGGTCAGTGAACCCGTCGAAGACGAGTGGAGACGGCCTATACCAAATCGGAGACCGAGCCCTCATAATTCTCCTCTCTCGCCCTCTTGTGATTCCGGTGCGTCTTCCCCTCCTCTGTGCCTGCGCGCACCGGCTTtcctccccctcctctctcctccctccgtCCGCCTCCGGGAGAGgccgagagagagggagagagagaggacgcGCCGGAGCTACCCGCGGCAGCATCGTCCCGTCTCG ACAGCTTTGGCACTCTGAACTGCTGATCAAGATGCCAGCACTGAGAATGAAGAGGAAGTTTGATGATGACATTTTCGGGAATGAGTTTGACACCAAATCCATGAAATCGATGAAAATCTCGAATTTTCAAGTTGATGAGTTCGAGCAGGCATTTGTGTTGAACTCGTCTTACAAGGACCCTCAGGATG AGCCTGAGTCGACAACTCAACTAGCTGGCCAGGATATTAGGGTTACAGAATTTTCTGGCTTGCATGCTATACTTGGAGGAACATCCGTTGCTCTGCTGAAG GATTTAATATCTGAAACTGTTGTTCCACCAAATTTGGAGCCTGATTCCTTATCTAATAATGATGACGGCAAATCTCAGTCAAATGTAGTGAACACCGGTGATAAAG AGTTTGCAGATGAAGATGTAAATTCTGCAGCACAAGATATCTGTGCTGTCAATAATCATGAGAAAAGCCTGGGCTCAAACCTGGATTGCAGCCTGTTGGATATTTATAATCCTGATGATGCTTTTCCTTTCTTATTTGATGTTCCAACTGGTCTCCTGGCTAGTTACAGTACATTTTGTGATGAATTTGTACCCATCGATTCATTGATAGACATGAGTGGCATATGCGGAGTATTTCCACTTAATGAGAGCACCGTGGAAGGTGGCAATGGCAATGAACCATGCCCATCACCAGGGGATATGTGCTTTAATAACTCTGGTGGGGAGTGCTTTAGCCATTCTGAGGTTTTAGACTGGCTTAATCCATATATGGATGAGGAGGATTTACCTAATCTTATTGATTATACCGAGTTGAGCTCAAATGCTGCTTGTGTATCTAAAGAGCAAGGGGCCAGGAAGGTCACTCTTGTGCTTGATTTGGATG AAACCCTTGTTCATTCAACTATGGAGCACTGTGATGATGCAGATTTTTCTTTTCCAGTGTCCTTTGGTATGAAAGAACATCTGGTATATGTGAGGAAGAGACCACATTTGCATATGTTCCTCCAGAAGATGGCTGAGATGTTTGACGTTGTTATATTCACAGCAAGCCAAAGTGTTTATGCAGACCAGCTGCTTGACAGGCTCGATCCAGAGAACACATTGTTCTCGAAGCGTTTTTTCCGTGAGTCATGTGTATTTACGGAAAGTGGCTACACAAAAGATCTGACTGTTATTGGAGTTGACCTTGCAAAGGTTGCCATAATTGACAACACTCCGCAG GTTTTCCAGTTGCAAGTGAATAATGGTATACCCATAGAGAGCTGGTATAACAACCCCTTTGATGAGGGGTTACCTCAGCTGATTCCATTCCTGGAGACGCTTGCTGTTGCTGATGATGTCCGACCCATAATTGCCAAGAGGTTTGGCAACTAA
- the LOC109743402 gene encoding uncharacterized protein isoform X3: MLKALRQLWHSELLIKMPALRMKRKFDDDIFGNEFDTKSMKSMKISNFQVDEFEQAFVLNSSYKDPQDEPESTTQLAGQDIRVTEFSGLHAILGGTSVALLKDLISETVVPPNLEPDSLSNNDDGKSQSNVVNTGDKEFADEDVNSAAQDICAVNNHEKSLGSNLDCSLLDIYNPDDAFPFLFDVPTGLLASYSTFCDEFVPIDSLIDMSGICGVFPLNESTVEGGNGNEPCPSPGDMCFNNSGGECFSHSEVLDWLNPYMDEEDLPNLIDYTELSSNAACVSKEQGARKVTLVLDLDETLVHSTMEHCDDADFSFPVSFGMKEHLVYVRKRPHLHMFLQKMAEMFDVVIFTASQSVYADQLLDRLDPENTLFSKRFFRESCVFTESGYTKDLTVIGVDLAKVAIIDNTPQVFQLQVNNGIPIESWYNNPFDEGLPQLIPFLETLAVADDVRPIIAKRFGN; the protein is encoded by the exons ATGCTGAAGGCTTTAAG ACAGCTTTGGCACTCTGAACTGCTGATCAAGATGCCAGCACTGAGAATGAAGAGGAAGTTTGATGATGACATTTTCGGGAATGAGTTTGACACCAAATCCATGAAATCGATGAAAATCTCGAATTTTCAAGTTGATGAGTTCGAGCAGGCATTTGTGTTGAACTCGTCTTACAAGGACCCTCAGGATG AGCCTGAGTCGACAACTCAACTAGCTGGCCAGGATATTAGGGTTACAGAATTTTCTGGCTTGCATGCTATACTTGGAGGAACATCCGTTGCTCTGCTGAAG GATTTAATATCTGAAACTGTTGTTCCACCAAATTTGGAGCCTGATTCCTTATCTAATAATGATGACGGCAAATCTCAGTCAAATGTAGTGAACACCGGTGATAAAG AGTTTGCAGATGAAGATGTAAATTCTGCAGCACAAGATATCTGTGCTGTCAATAATCATGAGAAAAGCCTGGGCTCAAACCTGGATTGCAGCCTGTTGGATATTTATAATCCTGATGATGCTTTTCCTTTCTTATTTGATGTTCCAACTGGTCTCCTGGCTAGTTACAGTACATTTTGTGATGAATTTGTACCCATCGATTCATTGATAGACATGAGTGGCATATGCGGAGTATTTCCACTTAATGAGAGCACCGTGGAAGGTGGCAATGGCAATGAACCATGCCCATCACCAGGGGATATGTGCTTTAATAACTCTGGTGGGGAGTGCTTTAGCCATTCTGAGGTTTTAGACTGGCTTAATCCATATATGGATGAGGAGGATTTACCTAATCTTATTGATTATACCGAGTTGAGCTCAAATGCTGCTTGTGTATCTAAAGAGCAAGGGGCCAGGAAGGTCACTCTTGTGCTTGATTTGGATG AAACCCTTGTTCATTCAACTATGGAGCACTGTGATGATGCAGATTTTTCTTTTCCAGTGTCCTTTGGTATGAAAGAACATCTGGTATATGTGAGGAAGAGACCACATTTGCATATGTTCCTCCAGAAGATGGCTGAGATGTTTGACGTTGTTATATTCACAGCAAGCCAAAGTGTTTATGCAGACCAGCTGCTTGACAGGCTCGATCCAGAGAACACATTGTTCTCGAAGCGTTTTTTCCGTGAGTCATGTGTATTTACGGAAAGTGGCTACACAAAAGATCTGACTGTTATTGGAGTTGACCTTGCAAAGGTTGCCATAATTGACAACACTCCGCAG GTTTTCCAGTTGCAAGTGAATAATGGTATACCCATAGAGAGCTGGTATAACAACCCCTTTGATGAGGGGTTACCTCAGCTGATTCCATTCCTGGAGACGCTTGCTGTTGCTGATGATGTCCGACCCATAATTGCCAAGAGGTTTGGCAACTAA